The DNA sequence cattaaaaaagaaggaaaagaaaaaaaaggaagaaaatatctcTGAAAATTAACACGCaccgaaaaaatatatttcaaatacctaaaaaaaaggaaaaaaatcataacgaatataaattattttattggaaCATAATTAAAGAGTgtattaaagagaaatattttaataaatctgtCAAATTGATTTGgtgatatctctctctctctctctctctttctcactctctggaaaataaaattgcattTACTGATGAATCAAACAgttaacaaaaaagagaaagaaagaaataattcattttgaaaatcaaAACGTATTGTAAAACTATattccgtaaaaaaaaataaaatagaagagaaaagagccCTTATGataagtatataagtataaataatataagtttataatgagtaaaaaagaaaaaataaaaaaagaaatgataacgTTATATCGCATTAAGGAGAAATTGTCAATAAATTTTCCAGGTGGATCCGGCAGGGTGGAGGGTGAAGTCGGCTCGAACGAGCTTACTCTTACGCCGGGTAGACGGAGCATCGCCGGAGGTGGTGGAGGCGGCATCGGTGGCGGGGGCGGCGGTAGCATCGGCGGCGGTGCTGGAGGCGGAGGagttggaggaggaggaggtggtggtggaggaggtggcggtggaggaggaggtgtgGTTGGGATCGGTGGTGGAGTCGGTGGGGGTGGTGGTGTCGGAGGAAACGAAATCGGAGGTGGAAGGGTCGGTTcgggtagtggtggtggtggtggtgggagTCGTTCGAGGGACGAGCCGAGAAGGCACACCCTTGGTGGCGATCATCAACCCTCTCTTCATCATCAGCAGTTCAACGCCGGGGGCCAACAGTTACACCCCCTTCATCCCCGTCACTTGCCGCCACCCCATAGCCAATACGGCACCATGGATCTCGAGGTGAATCTTTGTACACATAAATAGCATCGTGCATCCGTACTTTGACtctatgtttatttatttatttatttatttatttatttatttatttatttatttatttatttatttatttattcatttctctcttatttttcttttcttcttcattttccatctattttattttctttcgtttttcttttttattttttttttctttctctctttctttgtttctttctttcttacttttcctattttctttttctttttttaaccttttgcaacataaaattattctcaTCTATATGGAGTACGTACCGTTTACATACatgttttatttcaaaagaatGTATTATtcaacttattattattattattattattattattattattattattattattattattattattattattattattactaaatgTTGCTAAtgttttgtaatataatattattatacgtggataaaaaataatgttgcacatatatataacaaatgattATCTacgaatatatagataatatgtaATTCGTGTTAATTAACATTGGATGGAAGAATTTTACTCTaatcctttttaaaaataatctaatagtaaaataattaatttgtagtatcatattaataattgcacAATATTTAGTATATCGTAGTagtttaatattacaaaaaatagaaaataagtatacataaaaatgtttaactatctgcaattataatgatgatagcaataataataataataataataataataataataataataataataataataataataataatagtataaataatctaattggaataataattcaaGATTTTCCCtctgaataatttttaaatgattgatCGGATCAATTGAATAAATTGGAACGTAGCCAATGATGATCTCATGGTGCaaaaggttaaaaaaaaaaagaacgaaaaaaaatacaagaaataatgatatatgtacatacttcGTATTATAACGGATTGAGgaaagacgaaagagagaggcgCGTTTACGAGGttgaacgataaatatatatatatatatatatatatatatatatatatatatatatatatgcacaaagaaggaaaggaggagCCTAACTAAGGGAAGCAGTTAATTAACTATAGGCACACGCACTTGCACatgcgcacacacacatacataacatCCTCGTTCTCATCTTTgtcacaaaaaagaaacaaaatcttCTCATCTTTCCTTTGCGAATATTTCTCAGTTAAAAGAAACTCTCTCGTTTGCGCTAAGGAACCCGTAtttcatacgtacgtataaatgtattattatttatctgtcccattttttaatcttttatatatatatatatatatataagattgaTGAATGAATTCTTTCTTAATTACTCTATGAATTTTGTCTTAATTAccttttaacaaaattttcccATTAAATTCATGATATTAAACCCTATGCTCGATCTTGTCTTGCcaactttattatttacaataatatttttgtcaattttatcgaactatcttttctttctatatctctatttgtctcggaaaaaaaaagaaatggaaaaagaaaaaaagaatgtttttcgtaagattatattttttattatataggcCGAGCCAAAAGTCCCTAGGTGTATCCAGAAAAGTATCCAAATGAGTTTTTAAGAAATCAATTAGCCTCTTTTCCAAGACTTcttaatgattttcttttctttttctctattttgtaAACTTATAAATCCCTTAGATTAAAAAACTGCAAATCTTAAATATAATCCTACAAAGTGTTgtgaaaagtaataattaattttgttttttttttattttcttttttttttttttaatcacctGAAAGGACTTTTATTCGCATCTGACGATTTTTGATCCgtcttatattttctcttttttgttacaCTACTCTAACTGTTTCACTTGTATGTGTGTTTCCGTGTACTGCTGCCGCTACAGATGGGGACCAAGTCTCGCCAGAGAAAGgtaattttgttgttgttattgttattttctacattttctttctttttctttttttgtatttttttttttttttttttttttttaatgttcttGATACAAATCgtcattccttttatttcttattttttcttttttacatttacacACAAACATCTCTTCCAATGTGGCACGAGTTGCATGCgagaatatttgtttattacatTTGGACTCtgtgttattttctttgtcgttaaataattgattaagttaatgatataaagaaagaaaattaatcatgTTAATTTTCGTTTgggataataatttttgatcgTTTGTCTCTTTCAGTCGCCTCTTCTGCGCGGTTACACGCCACCCTCGTCAACGATGCTATTCGACGATGATCCAGGCATCATGTCCGAAGTGGAAACCTCCAGTACTGGTTTTCGAAGGGGTGGAAAACAAAGAAGTAGCCTACCCGTTGTCCGAACTCCAAGTAAAACTTTGGAGCGACCATTAGGTAACTCACGACCCACGAgcatataacttattattattatcattattattattcattaatttattttacttctaaATCATCATATGTAgattcgtatgtatatatgtatcaaacatagaaaaaagttAGGCGCGAATATGTTTTCCTTCTCAACGacatatataatctttattaatccTTTATAATCTAATCTTTTGTCTTgttattatgtaaaatttttaaaaaatttagatacaaaataacaaataattatactgacaatggaataaaatataaaacttattgaaagaatatattgtacatagaCACAAAAAAAACCGTTTTCGTATATCCTGATacgaatgattttaaaatcgtcaaaatttttgataataatttttgtaaaaacaaaaaaaaaatatttaacatagaCATATACGTAACATATCTACATAAGtgtgatatttaaaatgtttttaatatcggATCACTTTGATAAACGCTTTCACTGATAGAACGATTCGTTTCTGTTGACGATTCCCCAGGACTGGTGTTCCTACAGTACAGGAACGAGACGAAGAGGGCACTTCTCCCAAACGAAATAACCAGCATAGACACTGTAAAGGCTCTCTTCGTCAGAAGCTTTCCAAAACAGTTAACTATGGAATATCTCGACAGTCCACATGTAAAGGTTTACATACACGATAGTAACAAGAACGTCTTCTACGAGCTAGAAGATCACAGGTAAGGAATTAATTTATCCAAATTGTTTATcaaactttttcttattcttattatttgtttatttatttatttatttatttttaatcaaatccTAGACacgtcattattaatttttggaTTCGTTCGTATCGATTTaacaactttttcttcttcataatctgttttttttttctttttcttaatttcataaaaacaaattcATAATACATTATACGATTGATCCTATTTTAATTCGTAGGTTACATCTACGAGATATCAGGGATAGAAGCGTTTTAAAACTATTTGAAAGTGCCGATGGAGTCGCTGGAATGCCTGGTCCATTGGGTATACCAGGCGGTGGAGGATTGCCACCTCATTGGGAGGATCAAAGTTATTTCAGTGAGCCTGAATTTGACAGCGAGTATCAACATCAACATATTCACAAGAGTAAGGTAggagcttttcttttttcctttgtcaaggtatttactttctattttaatacaaCTATGAGAACATCATTGTAGACGTTCTATTTTTGcaatttcgaaatatataatatatatgtgtatacatgtatatatatatatatatatatatatatatatatattatatattatatattatatattatatattaatatatacgaagaaaagattttatcatcttgaaagataatatttgattTCAAATTGTATTTGAGATACGATGGACTCAAGTGAAATGAATCACTTTGTTAAATAGAATCAAACAAGTACATCTTTATCTCGAAAACTCTCGTTAAAGTTAAACTacttgattataataaaaaagaataaaagaataaaagaaaaagaaaagaaaatagattatcattattcatcTATATAATACTGCTTTCGAacaagctttttctttttttttttttttttttttttttttgttcggtCTTGAAAATATGATAGagattaatattcattatgatTTCTCATGAAGAATCTATATAAAGATAACATATTttgtgtgcatgtgtatgagagaaagagagagagagagagagagagagagaagtgaaaTGAGATGAAATGAGATGAGATGAAATGATTGTCTTTTATCTATCAGCCATTCTTAGGcttcgtgaaacctttaagggatatgatatttaattctCTCAAGGAGAAGCCAGGAGAAGGATCGATTAAAAAGCTTTGCAGACCTGCACAGCAGGTATATAGAGAGCACCGGAGTAAACCTTTTTAGGTACCGATCTCCATCCCATGATCAAGGCTTTTTCAAAAGGTTCTTCGGCACAGCCATCGCAAATATCCATAATCCTTTTAACTTCAGCCTCAGCTGGTTCTCTCTCGTCATCTTTGTTATCTTGCTTGACCGATTGAAGATCAAAACTGGCCAAACCAGACAAATAATCATTGTCCAATCCTTGAGGTACGgcataattttcttcgaaCAATAAACCATCTGACAATTGCAGgattcctcttttctttttctctgtaccATGTTTTTTCAACGTTTTCTCTGTATCGTCCTTGATCCTATCAATGAACTTCAcctaaaaatgaagaaggaaattgtatgatatatatatatatatatatatatatatatatatatgtattaaaaatatgtgttctcttttttcgctaattttttaaatgaaaaaatttcaacaaactttgtcgtcgttgtcatcgtcgttgttctCAACAACAGTGGAGTTAGACGtcgttgttattttcgtaTCAATCTTATCCCAAATATCTTCCCTCTTCGTTACAGTTTCCTCTCTTTTGAAAAGTTCGTGATAAGGACCGGTTGGTCTACTTAAAGGATTTCCGAATATTCCGGAATCTTGTTGCAAAGTTACTGGCAGTGTTGGTGACTGCGAAACAAATGGGATCACCGTTGAGAGACTTTCGAGATTGGCTGGTGGAAAGGGTTGTGGTGGTGGTTCCCTGGGTAATGCTGGATGACGCATGATCACTCCGTTTCGAATAATTTGCAATGTTGCACCCGGATTGATTTTCACCTAAACGTTAATGTcgtatcagaaaaaaaaaatatatacatataataattacaaacatacatttttttttattattcacaatcattagaatgattaatattacttgGGGATTAATTTGACCTCCAGTTAAGAATGGACTAGGAGGTAAAGGCGGTCCTGTAACCGGTTGCCTTGTTATCGGCCTTGGTGTATTATTCGTAGTGTCGTGCTCGTAATGATGAGCGTGGTGATGTTTGTGATCTTTATGAGCCTTACCAGCTGTCAGAGCAACGCTGTACAATTGAACCATTGTTATTTCTCCTAACATACCACCCGATCCTgcatttgtaaaaaaagaaaaaaactattttattGGAAATACCATGATGAACATTAATCTATAATCTTTAGATTGTTGTTTTATTTgagaaaatatgtaaatgtaacatgctatatgttaaataaaatacgtagatatatgttatagatatatgatagtttgttaaacaaaatttttataatcaataattaattataattaactattgtttattatattaattcctttgaaataatatatctcgatCTAAATATCATCCAATTGTTTTGTCaaaattatgacgataacgaaatttatataaattaatagtgaattattaatgagtatattcgtataattaaatagaatgagagagacagaaaaatgAGGACTGAAGGGAGAGACGGAGGGggatattataaaatcgattgATTTTGATTGTTGTTCTGTACCGTACATTTAATTACTCACCTGGAGGAGAACCTTCCCCTTCTAAAAAGCCACCACCCAACTGGCGTTGTTCTTGACCTGATATCGCAATACCACCGCCCTTAATAACGTGACCTACCAGCTGAAAtggttgaaaaaaatttatataattatcatttatgacatttcttttaatatcgataatatttttaatacccataatattttaactatatatatatatatatatatatatatacaaggtgGACCAAAAGTCCCGTaggtgatattaaaaattatctagGAACTTTGCCTTCACCATCCATcctatatacatttatttataataaattattttataatttaaaaagagagaagtaaagaaagagaaagtttatacatatacatatacatatatatatatatatatatatatatatatatatatatatatatatattatatttatatatttatttttatcacttcatatatatatattgataatgatattattatatcaattttgtatatgtgtattaaaGTCAATAAGAGTAATCGAAATAGAGTCAGAAACCTCGTTTTGCCTCAACATTGACCCACGATCGATATGTGTCGTCggtaatttgtaattttccaAAGGCCACTTTCTCTCGAGTGCATTCGTCACGCTGCACCGACTTTCAAGAACGAACCACTCGACTGAACGATAAGTCAAGAATCATTTCCAGGTGTGCCTTTACTTCCttacaatgtatatatgtatggaagttacaatgtatgtatgtgataTAGTGTTATACTCACGCGATCGTTACTCTCCTCTCGAAaatctttccattttctttttttaacgacaGCTACACCACGCCCACTTTCTATACTTCTATAAAATCGGAATGTCGACAAAAAAGAGCGGTCCTtgtctactctctctctctctctctctctctctctctctctctctctctctctctctctctctctctctctctctctttctctctctttctctctctccctctctccctctctctgtcattTTCAACAAAACTATCTTTGCTAACGAAagagtacaataataataatgaagaaataatgatgattagaAACTCTAAATAATAGATTATTGATTTtcgtgaattattttatttttttaactttactaacaaaaacataatcaatgatataataataataataataatatattatattatattaatattaataataatttatgatcatgatgataaaaaggatcatttgaattaaaaagaagtatCAATccttgttttataatttttttcttttctttttctttttttttttctttttttttttttttttttttttttttttttttttttttttttttttttgtaaaaaaaatgaaaagtgttataaaaaaaaatgaaacaataataataataataaaaacgttaatgcAAATTTCAAGTGCCTTTCACCGACCTCGAAAGGAAATGAATAAGTAAAAATTACATGATtcattatataatagtatactGTGCGTGGATAACATTCGATCTAATCACTTCCAGCATAAATATTCTAaagcttttattttatcatctaATACACATCTAATACATGTCTAATAAAAACATTCGATATGAGCAAAGAAGAATATGAAAGATTCTAAAGGATAATGATTGCaggacaaaaaaaagtaaatataagtGAGCAACATGTTAatctaaaaattcattaacgtGTTAATCCAATTGATATATCCGAAATATattgaatgattttttaaatggatgaaaaaatttatttgtaaaaaaaaaaaaggaaaggaaagaaataatccaaaatttatatcctaatttaattatcatgcATTAATAAATGTCAAATCAATATTCATTCTATCTTATCCAATTcgaattaacaatttgtttaagagcgatatattaatgataataaatcaaaagtaaaaaaaacaaaaaaaaaaaaagaaaaaaagtaacattattatatataaatattttacatttcattaatttctcgtgagaatatattttcatatttcccGGATATGATTCattgatcaattaaaaattacgtttttattacgaaaaatttcattgatcgattgaaaaaaaaaaaaaaaataggaaaagaaaaaaactatcgtaataaatatattatatacagttCCTCAATATTAATCCATCCAATTGAACATACCAATGAATCGAACGGaatattattcgaaagaaaagaaaaaaaatatatatacatataatatattaacatatatatatatataatatatatatatataatgtatatacaagAAAGAATGCATATATAactacatatacacataagcCAATAAATCacgatatatacacacatacaagaaaaagagagagagagagagagagagagagagagaaatggcaGTACAATTGTAACAAAAGAGTTCGTGGTAGGAAGGTTTATTTAAGAAATCTCCATTTTCTTATTGTATACTCGAAAGAAGGTGGCGTAttatgtatagaaaaaaaaaaaggaaaaaaaaaatatatatataagaagaaaaaaagaacgagcgagagagtgagaaagaggaagagagaaagggtaggTTCTTTATCTCTAAGATAAAAGACAATGCTCGCTTACCCTGTTGTTGAACCCACGACCTACACGCTCGTCGTTGACCCAGATCTGCCATTCTCCGGTACGACCATTCCAACTCTGGCAAGAGTGGTACCACTTGTTAAGTCTCAACGGATAATTCAATCTATACAAGTTGTGACCGTCCACGTTCATCATGTAATAAGAACTTCTTGGCGTATTGGCGACCCATGATAATATACCTCGAGGTTGATCATCGACTGGAAATAATTAAAGCAGTTATATGCGTATATgcattttcttcattatatattacataattcctttttcgattattgtttttaataaaaaaacaaaaaaaagaaaataaaaataaaaaaaaagaaaaaatgtatttgcGATCAAGtaagcgttttttttttttttttttttttttttttttataaatgttctTTAGTAAGTGATACGAAATAATCCATAGTATAGTAGCAAATTATAATAGATcgagaaaatatcttttacaaATGATCTAAAATGATCTATAAGTTTGATagtaaagaattaaattgattataatagATCGAGTAGATTTTCATCTGTACAGTGAGGAATTTTAGTTAAGTGTAcgaaatgaagaaatttttttacatgtttctttttctttgcttgttttttttccatatatatatatatatatatatatatatatatatatatatatatatatatatatatatatatatatataagatgcgatgacaaatataaatttagacTTTTATAGTTTTCAAGTCTTGGCTAAAATTAgctttatgataaaaatagctttttatagtttttttatgttttatggCAGATGATTTTATGTTTCTAGACGTTTTATAGATcatagaataaattaaatcgttcTGAAACCTTGacctttataaaataataatgatgatgatcatgatcatgatcatgacaatgataaagtaataaaaactttagagatatttctaaatagatctataaaatgaatatattcattttataaataatcacgTTTCGTATACATTTCGTAAATCTATCGAGActtaaaacgaatgaaatcaTAACGAAACAAATTACGATATATGATGACAATTTTATAGATCATCCTAAACATATCTATAAAAtgcatacatttatttatttattatttttttaatggtcgtgttatatattatatattatatattatatgtattttatagcGTTCTATCGATCCTATAAAAAGGAGTTCGATGATAACAAAACATTAACTTTCACAATGATATAATTACGatgtaatatcaattttattgatcttCCTAACAAGATCTATAAAattcaaaggaaaagaaagaaaaagaaaaaatttcatatataaaataaaaataaaaaaaaaatatatatatatatatatatatcatcgctGCTAAAGGGTGGGTCATAAATTTTCCTAGATGATcctaaaaatcaattatcccTATATCGAGAAGATGTTACGGGCTaacttttttccccttcagATCGTAAAACTACAAGCCCGGctacaattttaaaataacacGAGAAATTATTAATCCAACTAGAAACTTTTCCCACAACCTATATATATCATACTACTACAAGTCACATAAATTTCTTGTAGAATTACTTGAAGATGTATCCTTTggtcaataaagaaaaagaaaaagtaaataggaagaaaaaaagagagatgaattttcccaaaaaaaaaaaaaaaaaaaaaaaaaaagaagaaaatctttaaaaaaaaattcataataaaccGTCGTcgagttataataaaaaaaaaatctcaacgaatatgaatatttttatatactccatctctctctctctctctctctctctctctctctctctctctctctctctctctctctctgtgtgtgtgtgtctgtctctctctctgtttctctctcttttctaaatcaaatatagtgtct is a window from the Vespa crabro chromosome 17, iyVesCrab1.2, whole genome shotgun sequence genome containing:
- the LOC124430129 gene encoding uncharacterized protein LOC124430129, which produces MSRTLLMCSLLALTNVNAISTVWQPLPSPHVPSTSVLRQEAKLYGSLTPANSPYDIDGQLIDLSHEQEQCSLYKISMSQQLYFEYIHYKIDLPNIKEFTLCIWSKFHNHTNDHPLFSYAVDDQPRGILSWVANTPRSSYYMMNVDGHNLYRLNYPLRLNKWYHSCQSWNGRTGEWQIWVNDERVGRGFNNRLVGHVIKGGGIAISGQEQRQLGGGFLEGEGSPPGSGGMLGEITMVQLYSVALTAGKAHKDHKHHHAHHYEHDTTNNTPRPITRQPVTGPPLPPSPFLTGGQINPQVKINPGATLQIIRNGVIMRHPALPREPPPQPFPPANLESLSTVIPFVSQSPTLPVTLQQDSGIFGNPLSRPTGPYHELFKREETVTKREDIWDKIDTKITTTSNSTVVENNDDDNDDKVKFIDRIKDDTEKTLKKHGTEKKKRGILQLSDGLLFEENYAVPQGLDNDYLSGLASFDLQSVKQDNKDDEREPAEAEVKRIMDICDGCAEEPFEKALIMGWRSVPKKVYSGALYIPAVQVCKAF